The following proteins come from a genomic window of Sorex araneus isolate mSorAra2 chromosome 1, mSorAra2.pri, whole genome shotgun sequence:
- the GGACT gene encoding gamma-glutamylaminecyclotransferase codes for MARVMVFVYGTLKSGQPNHALLLDGAHGCAAFRGRGCTREPFPLVIAGPHNIPYLLQLPGTGRRVRGEVYAVDEPMLRFLDDFEDCPDVYQRTPATIVLDGEPGAPQETLQCFLYSKASYPPEWVGLPHHDDYDSQGAHGLRYNPRENR; via the coding sequence ATGGCGCGCGTGATGGTGTTCGTGTACGGGACGCTGAAGAGCGGCCAGCCCAACCACGCGCTGCTGCTGGACGGCGCCCACGGCTGCGCCGCCTTCCGGGGCCGCGGGTGCACGCGGGAGCCCTTCCCGCTGGTGATCGCCGGGCCGCACAACATCCCCTACCTGCTGCAGCTGCCGGGCACGGGCCGCCGCGTGCGGGGCGAGGTCTACGCCGTGGACGAGCCCATGCTGCGCTTCCTCGACGACTTCGAGGACTGCCCCGACGTGTACCAGCGCACCCCTGCCACCATCGTGCTGGACGGCGAGCCGGGCGCGCCGCAGGAGACGCTGCAGTGCTTCCTCTACAGCAAGGCCAGCTACCCGCCTGAGTGGGTGGGCCTGCCGCACCACGACGACTACGACTCGCAGGGCGCGCACGGGCTGCGCTACAACCCGCGGGAGAACAGATGA